The Bryobacteraceae bacterium genome includes a window with the following:
- the pyrH gene encoding uridylate kinase, with protein sequence MPARYSRILLKLSGEVLAGGAPFGIDPERTRSLAEEIAEVHRAGVEIGIVIGGGNFFRGAAAAARHMDRVQADTIGMLATIINCLAMQDALEKQGVPTRVMTAIHMNQVAEPYIRRRALRHLEKGRIVLFGGGTSNPFFSTDSAGSLRALEIGAQVLAKATSVDGVYDKDPRRHPDAVRFDRVSYDEVLARNLAVMDASAVAMCRDNGLPIIVFNLTERGNIMRMSMGEPVGTLIGNAL encoded by the coding sequence ATGCCCGCCCGCTACAGCCGCATCCTGCTGAAGCTGAGCGGCGAGGTGCTGGCCGGCGGCGCCCCGTTCGGCATCGACCCCGAGCGCACGCGCTCGCTGGCTGAAGAGATCGCCGAAGTCCACCGCGCGGGCGTCGAGATCGGCATTGTCATCGGCGGCGGCAACTTCTTCCGCGGAGCGGCCGCCGCCGCCCGCCACATGGACCGCGTGCAGGCCGACACCATCGGCATGCTCGCCACCATCATCAACTGCCTGGCCATGCAGGACGCGCTGGAGAAACAGGGCGTCCCCACGCGCGTGATGACGGCCATCCACATGAACCAGGTGGCCGAGCCTTACATCCGCCGCCGCGCTCTCCGCCATCTCGAAAAGGGCCGCATCGTCCTGTTCGGCGGCGGCACTTCCAACCCCTTCTTCTCCACCGACTCCGCCGGCAGCCTGCGCGCGCTCGAAATCGGCGCCCAGGTGCTGGCCAAGGCGACCAGCGTCGACGGCGTCTATGACAAGGATCCGCGCCGGCACCCCGACGCCGTCCGGTTCGACCGCGTCTCCTATGACGAGGTCCTCGCCCGCAACCTCGCAGTGATGGACGCCTCCGCCGTGGCCATGTGCCGCGACAACGGGCTTCCCATCATCGTCTTCAACCTCACCGAACGGGGCAATATAATGCGAATGTCGATGGGCGAGCCCGTCGGCACGCTGATTGGAAACGCGCTATGA
- a CDS encoding 50S ribosomal protein L13 — protein MKTEFPSKGEIQRSWFVIDASGLALGRVASQAAKILMGKHKPIYTPFLDCGDHVIVVNAEKAVLTGKKEEQKIYRRHSGYPGGLKEIPAAKMRAQRPVRLVEEAIRGMLPKTKLGKQMYRKLKVYAGDRHPHAAQKPQAMAVAL, from the coding sequence ATGAAGACTGAATTTCCGTCCAAGGGCGAGATCCAGCGCAGCTGGTTCGTCATCGACGCCAGCGGACTCGCTCTGGGACGGGTCGCCAGCCAGGCCGCGAAGATCCTGATGGGCAAGCACAAGCCCATTTACACGCCGTTCCTGGATTGCGGCGACCACGTCATCGTTGTCAATGCGGAAAAAGCCGTTCTGACCGGCAAGAAAGAAGAACAGAAAATCTACCGCCGCCACTCGGGTTATCCCGGCGGGCTGAAGGAAATTCCTGCGGCCAAAATGCGCGCCCAGCGGCCTGTGCGCCTGGTCGAGGAGGCCATCCGCGGCATGCTGCCGAAGACGAAGCTCGGCAAACAGATGTACCGCAAGCTCAAGGTGTATGCGGGCGACCGGCACCCGCACGCCGCACAGAAGCCCCAGGCCATGGCCGTGGCCCTGTAA
- a CDS encoding dihydroorotase — MQRVVALALGLGLMPLCGQPYDVVIRGARVVDGTGAPWFRADVAIAGERIAAVGKLDGAQARRVVEARGLVLAPGFIDAHSHALAGLRRHPDAENLIRQGVTTVFEGQDGSSPLPLRAVLDEMDRLKPAVNIGFFAGHGTIRRQVMGTEMRAPGQQEMERMKALLREAMLEGAFGLSTGLFYVPGNYARTEEVAELARTAAALGGMHISHMRDEAAGVLESVAETIRIGEDGGLPTQVTHHKIIGKANWGRSRETLRLIEEARTRGVDVTVDAYPYTASSTGTAALFPQWALSGGAQAFEERLAAPESRKKIRAEIVRRILEDRGGGDPANIVLASCGFDASLAGQSLADVLRARKLEATPENAADLAIEIQRKGGCSAVYHAISEEDVERVLSYRWTMVASDGGVVAPGEGAPHPRNYGTFARVLGRYVRERGLLRLEEAVWKMAGLPAQRMGLWDRGLIRPGMQADLVLFDPDKVRDRAEFSNPHQYAEGVEAVWVNGTPALAAGRMTGERRGRALRGPAARH, encoded by the coding sequence ATGCAGAGGGTTGTTGCGCTGGCGCTGGGCCTGGGCCTGATGCCTTTGTGCGGCCAGCCGTACGACGTGGTGATCCGCGGGGCGCGTGTCGTGGACGGAACCGGGGCGCCCTGGTTCCGCGCGGATGTCGCCATTGCGGGAGAGCGCATCGCAGCCGTGGGAAAACTGGACGGGGCGCAGGCCAGGCGGGTTGTGGAGGCGCGCGGGCTGGTTCTGGCGCCGGGGTTCATCGACGCGCACAGCCATGCGCTGGCCGGATTGCGCCGTCACCCGGATGCGGAGAACCTGATCCGGCAGGGCGTGACCACCGTGTTCGAGGGGCAGGACGGCAGCTCCCCGCTGCCGCTGCGTGCGGTTCTCGATGAAATGGACCGGCTGAAGCCTGCCGTGAACATCGGTTTTTTCGCCGGCCATGGAACGATCCGGCGGCAGGTGATGGGCACGGAGATGCGCGCGCCGGGCCAGCAGGAAATGGAGCGGATGAAGGCTCTGCTGCGGGAAGCGATGCTCGAGGGCGCGTTCGGCCTTTCCACCGGACTTTTCTACGTGCCCGGCAATTATGCCCGGACGGAGGAGGTGGCCGAACTGGCGCGCACGGCGGCGGCGCTGGGCGGGATGCACATTTCTCATATGCGCGACGAAGCGGCCGGCGTTCTGGAGAGCGTGGCCGAGACCATCCGCATCGGCGAGGACGGCGGGCTGCCGACGCAGGTGACGCATCACAAGATCATCGGGAAAGCGAACTGGGGCCGGAGCCGCGAGACGCTGCGGCTGATCGAGGAAGCGCGGACCAGGGGCGTCGACGTCACGGTGGACGCCTATCCCTACACGGCATCGAGCACGGGAACGGCGGCGCTGTTCCCGCAGTGGGCGCTTTCCGGAGGCGCGCAGGCTTTTGAAGAACGGCTGGCGGCGCCGGAGTCGCGGAAAAAGATCCGCGCCGAGATCGTGCGGCGCATTCTGGAAGACCGCGGCGGCGGGGATCCGGCCAACATCGTGCTCGCCTCCTGCGGCTTTGACGCCTCGCTGGCCGGCCAATCGCTGGCGGATGTCCTGCGGGCGCGGAAACTGGAAGCGACGCCGGAGAATGCCGCGGATCTGGCGATCGAGATTCAGCGGAAGGGCGGATGCTCCGCCGTCTACCACGCAATCAGCGAGGAAGACGTCGAACGCGTGCTGTCCTACCGGTGGACGATGGTGGCCAGCGATGGAGGCGTGGTGGCGCCGGGCGAAGGCGCGCCGCATCCGCGCAATTACGGGACGTTTGCGCGCGTCCTCGGGCGGTATGTGCGCGAACGCGGGCTGCTGAGGCTGGAGGAGGCTGTCTGGAAGATGGCGGGACTGCCCGCGCAGCGGATGGGATTGTGGGACCGCGGGCTGATCCGCCCGGGGATGCAGGCCGACCTGGTGCTGTTCGATCCGGACAAGGTGCGGGACCGGGCGGAATTCAGCAATCCGCACCAGTATGCGGAAGGAGTGGAAGCGGTGTGGGTGAACGGAACGCCGGCGCTGGCGGCGGGAAGGATGACAGGCGAGCGCAGGGGCCGGGCGCTGCGCGGCCCGGCGGCGCGCCACTGA
- the frr gene encoding ribosome-recycling factor: protein MKSGQPNTAPSGAFQTVKDVENSARAKMEKVIADLQHEMASIRTGRASINLFDGIQVEAYGSQMPINHLATLHVPEPSMVTIQPYDVSQIGAIEKAIRASDLGLNPSNDGKIIRVPIPALTEERRKELVKHLHHVAEEHRVAVRNIRRDANEAVKKLFKDKLISEDDERRALEEIQKMTDSYIGKIDQLSKVKEKDILEVK, encoded by the coding sequence ATGAAATCAGGACAACCGAACACCGCTCCTTCCGGAGCCTTCCAGACCGTCAAGGACGTCGAGAACTCCGCCCGGGCCAAGATGGAGAAGGTCATCGCCGATCTCCAGCACGAGATGGCTTCCATCCGGACAGGGCGGGCCTCGATCAATCTCTTTGATGGCATCCAGGTGGAGGCGTACGGTTCGCAGATGCCCATCAACCATCTGGCCACGCTCCACGTGCCGGAACCCAGCATGGTGACCATCCAGCCGTACGACGTCAGCCAGATCGGCGCCATCGAGAAGGCCATCCGCGCCTCCGACCTCGGCCTCAACCCTTCCAACGACGGCAAGATCATCCGCGTGCCCATTCCGGCGCTGACCGAAGAGCGCCGCAAGGAACTGGTCAAGCACCTGCATCACGTGGCCGAGGAGCACCGCGTCGCCGTGCGCAACATCCGGCGCGACGCCAACGAAGCGGTCAAGAAGCTGTTCAAGGACAAGCTGATCAGCGAGGACGACGAGCGCCGCGCCCTCGAAGAGATCCAGAAGATGACGGACTCCTACATCGGGAAGATCGACCAGCTTTCCAAAGTGAAGGAGAAAGACATCCTGGAAGTGAAATAA
- the rpsI gene encoding 30S ribosomal protein S9 — protein MALLQYLGTGRRKRAVARVFLRPGTGKFTVNDRPADEYFTTFSSRAVIRQPLLATETADKFDVLVTCNGGGITGQAEAIRLGVARALCEFNAELRGKLKSEGFLTRDPREHERKKYGQRGARRRFQFSKR, from the coding sequence ATGGCACTGCTGCAATATCTTGGCACCGGGCGGCGCAAGCGCGCCGTGGCCCGGGTGTTCCTCCGCCCCGGGACGGGGAAATTCACGGTCAACGACCGGCCTGCGGACGAATATTTCACCACGTTTTCGAGCCGCGCCGTCATCCGCCAGCCTCTGCTTGCGACTGAGACGGCAGACAAGTTCGACGTGCTGGTCACGTGCAACGGCGGCGGGATTACGGGTCAGGCGGAAGCCATCCGCCTCGGCGTTGCCCGCGCGCTGTGCGAGTTCAACGCCGAGCTCCGCGGCAAGCTGAAGAGCGAAGGCTTCCTGACCCGCGACCCGCGCGAGCACGAGCGCAAGAAATACGGCCAGCGCGGCGCGCGCCGGCGCTTCCAGTTCTCGAAGCGCTGA
- a CDS encoding ribonuclease activity regulator RraA — protein sequence MKLSAAALFLSAAAAAWAQPGVFSKEDLIRYTPEWKGERFPDGRPKVPDGILKRMREVSLEEAWAVLRNEGYNFQYEDGWLEIHPGKVLVGRALTAAWVPGRPDIHKVIEAEGKRAGRVGAPNAWAVDMLQPGDVYVCDHFGLKIDGPSIGDNVGNAIYAKSGNGIVYDGAVRDMRGLRELENFVSFVRHYHPSHHYSTSGPRLNSTLISINAPVRIGRATVMPGDVVLGRDGGVIFIPPHLAEKVVVTSEIVRLRDMFGHQRLREGKYTPGQIDARWTEEIEKDFSQWLREHIDKLPVPKEQIQEILKQRTW from the coding sequence ATGAAGCTGTCTGCTGCCGCTCTGTTCCTGTCTGCAGCCGCCGCTGCCTGGGCGCAGCCCGGCGTGTTTTCCAAAGAAGACCTGATCCGCTACACGCCCGAATGGAAGGGCGAGCGCTTTCCCGACGGCCGGCCGAAAGTGCCGGACGGAATCCTGAAGCGCATGCGCGAAGTGTCGCTGGAAGAGGCCTGGGCCGTGCTGCGCAACGAAGGGTACAACTTCCAGTACGAGGACGGCTGGCTGGAGATCCACCCCGGGAAAGTGCTCGTCGGGCGCGCGCTCACGGCGGCGTGGGTGCCGGGGCGGCCGGACATTCACAAGGTGATCGAGGCGGAAGGCAAGCGCGCCGGGCGCGTCGGCGCGCCCAACGCCTGGGCCGTGGACATGCTCCAGCCGGGCGACGTCTACGTCTGCGACCATTTCGGCCTGAAGATCGACGGGCCCTCCATCGGGGACAACGTCGGCAATGCGATCTATGCAAAGTCCGGCAACGGCATCGTCTATGACGGTGCGGTGCGCGACATGCGCGGGCTGAGGGAGCTGGAAAACTTCGTCTCCTTCGTGCGCCATTACCACCCGTCGCACCACTACAGCACGTCCGGCCCGCGGCTGAACTCGACGCTGATCTCGATCAACGCCCCCGTCCGGATCGGCCGCGCCACCGTGATGCCGGGCGACGTCGTGCTCGGCCGCGACGGCGGCGTCATCTTCATCCCGCCCCATCTGGCCGAAAAGGTCGTCGTCACCAGCGAAATCGTCCGTCTCCGCGACATGTTCGGCCACCAGCGGCTGCGCGAGGGCAAGTACACGCCGGGCCAGATCGACGCGCGCTGGACGGAGGAAATCGAAAAAGACTTCTCCCAGTGGCTGCGCGAGCATATCGACAAGCTTCCCGTGCCGAAAGAGCAGATCCAGGAAATCCTGAAACAGCGCACCTGGTAG
- a CDS encoding aconitate hydratase, whose protein sequence is MKLTPMSSKNSFHAAAALRVGGREYQIFRLGALEQAGFQLRRIPYSIKVLLENLLRCEDGTVVRKSDIEYVAHWDVRGQAQEIQFMPARVILQDFTGVPCVVDLAAMRDALAKMGKDPRKANPLIPVDLVIDHSVQVDEFGTPKAFEQNVLLEYQRNSERYSLLRWAQKAFANFRAVPPGTGIVHQVNLEYLATAVVTRDGMAFPDTVVGTDSHTTMINGLGVVGWGVGGIEAEACMLGQPISMLLPPVVGFKLYGRLREGVTATDLVLTVTQMLRKKGVVGKFVEFYGPGVLELPLADRATIANMAPEYGATIGIFPVDAQTLAYLRMTNRPKDLIELVEAYYSEQGMFLTKDSPEPEFSDTIELDLASVEPSMAGPKRPQDRLTLSEVKANFLSTLAQPKRETPVVSDGAVVIAAITSCTNTSNPSVMLGAGILAKKAVEKGLTVKPWVKTSLAPGSKVVTDYLRESGLLHYLEQLRFHLVGYGCTTCIGNSGPLPEDVSKAVAENKLVVASVLSGNRNFEGRVNPQVRANYLASPPLVVAYALAGRIDIDLVNEPLGTGSDGQPVYLRDIWPASEEVLDAVNRFVRPEMFEQEYGKVFEGDAMWQSVKTPEGDTFAWDPQSTYIKHPPYFESMRDPEAPVEDIRGARVLAMLGDSITTDHISPAGSIPVNSPAGQYLISRGVQPKDFNSYGSRRGNDDVMVRGTLANIRLRNELVPGVEGGYTAMAPGADPVFIYDASVEYRRQGVPLIIIAGKEYGSGSSRDWAAKGVALLGVKAVIAESFERIHRSNLVGMGVLPLEFMNGQTRQSLGLTGFETYSIENVLGPVATVRAVDASGNEKVFQARVRIDTPREQEYFRSGGILPYVLRQLARG, encoded by the coding sequence ATGAAGCTGACACCCATGAGCAGCAAGAACTCCTTCCATGCAGCCGCCGCCCTGCGCGTGGGCGGGCGCGAATATCAGATCTTCAGGCTGGGCGCACTGGAACAGGCCGGATTCCAGCTCAGACGCATTCCTTACTCGATCAAGGTCCTTCTCGAGAACCTTCTCCGCTGCGAGGACGGCACAGTGGTCCGCAAGAGCGACATCGAGTATGTCGCCCACTGGGACGTGCGCGGGCAGGCGCAGGAGATCCAGTTCATGCCTGCGCGCGTGATCCTGCAGGACTTTACGGGCGTCCCCTGCGTCGTCGACCTGGCCGCCATGCGCGATGCGCTGGCGAAAATGGGCAAGGATCCAAGGAAAGCGAATCCCCTGATCCCCGTCGACCTCGTTATCGACCACTCCGTGCAGGTGGACGAATTCGGCACTCCGAAGGCGTTCGAACAGAACGTGCTGCTCGAATACCAGCGCAACAGCGAGCGCTACTCCCTCCTGCGCTGGGCGCAGAAAGCGTTCGCCAACTTCCGCGCCGTGCCTCCCGGCACCGGCATCGTCCACCAGGTGAATCTCGAGTATCTCGCCACCGCCGTCGTCACCCGCGACGGAATGGCCTTCCCTGACACCGTCGTCGGCACGGACTCCCACACCACGATGATCAATGGCCTGGGCGTCGTCGGCTGGGGCGTGGGCGGCATCGAGGCGGAGGCGTGCATGCTTGGTCAGCCGATCTCGATGCTGCTGCCTCCGGTGGTCGGCTTCAAGCTGTACGGGCGCCTGCGCGAGGGCGTCACCGCCACGGACCTTGTGCTCACGGTCACGCAGATGCTCCGCAAGAAGGGCGTCGTCGGCAAGTTCGTCGAATTCTACGGACCCGGCGTGCTGGAACTGCCTCTGGCGGACCGCGCCACGATCGCCAACATGGCCCCCGAGTACGGCGCCACGATCGGCATCTTCCCCGTCGATGCGCAGACGCTCGCCTACCTGCGCATGACGAACCGCCCCAAGGACCTCATCGAGCTGGTGGAAGCCTACTACTCCGAGCAGGGCATGTTCCTGACCAAGGACTCGCCCGAGCCGGAGTTCAGCGACACGATCGAACTGGACCTCGCCTCGGTGGAGCCCTCGATGGCGGGTCCGAAGCGCCCGCAGGACCGCCTCACGCTCTCCGAGGTGAAGGCGAATTTCCTCTCCACGCTCGCGCAGCCGAAGCGTGAAACGCCCGTTGTCAGCGACGGCGCGGTGGTGATCGCCGCCATCACCTCCTGCACGAACACGTCGAATCCGTCCGTCATGCTCGGCGCCGGGATTCTGGCGAAGAAAGCCGTCGAAAAGGGCCTGACCGTGAAGCCGTGGGTGAAGACCTCGCTCGCGCCCGGATCGAAGGTCGTCACCGATTACCTGCGCGAGTCCGGCCTGCTGCACTATCTTGAACAGCTCCGGTTCCACCTGGTCGGCTACGGCTGCACCACCTGCATCGGCAACTCCGGTCCGCTGCCGGAAGACGTGTCGAAAGCCGTCGCCGAGAACAAGCTGGTCGTCGCCAGCGTGCTGAGCGGCAACCGCAACTTCGAAGGGCGCGTGAATCCGCAGGTCCGCGCCAACTACCTGGCTTCGCCTCCGCTCGTGGTCGCCTATGCGCTGGCCGGCCGCATCGACATCGATCTGGTCAACGAGCCCCTCGGCACGGGCAGCGACGGCCAGCCTGTCTACCTGCGCGACATCTGGCCGGCCAGCGAAGAGGTGCTCGACGCCGTGAACCGCTTCGTCCGGCCGGAGATGTTCGAACAGGAATACGGCAAAGTGTTTGAAGGCGACGCCATGTGGCAGAGCGTGAAGACGCCGGAAGGCGACACGTTCGCCTGGGATCCGCAGTCGACCTACATCAAGCACCCGCCGTACTTCGAGTCCATGCGCGATCCGGAGGCGCCGGTGGAGGACATCCGCGGCGCGCGCGTGCTGGCCATGCTCGGCGACTCCATCACCACGGACCACATCTCGCCCGCCGGCAGCATCCCCGTCAACAGCCCCGCCGGCCAGTATCTGATCTCGCGCGGCGTGCAGCCGAAAGACTTCAACAGCTACGGCTCGCGCCGCGGCAACGACGACGTGATGGTGCGCGGCACGCTGGCCAATATCCGCCTGCGCAACGAGCTGGTGCCCGGCGTCGAGGGCGGCTACACCGCGATGGCGCCCGGCGCGGACCCGGTCTTCATCTACGATGCCAGCGTCGAATACCGCCGGCAGGGCGTGCCGCTGATCATCATCGCCGGCAAGGAATACGGCTCGGGCTCCTCGCGCGACTGGGCTGCCAAGGGCGTCGCCCTGCTGGGCGTGAAAGCCGTCATCGCCGAATCGTTCGAGCGCATCCACCGGTCGAACCTGGTGGGCATGGGCGTGCTGCCGCTGGAGTTCATGAACGGGCAGACCCGGCAGTCGCTCGGCCTGACGGGCTTTGAAACCTATTCGATCGAAAATGTTCTGGGCCCCGTGGCCACCGTCCGCGCTGTGGACGCCTCCGGCAACGAGAAGGTGTTCCAGGCCAGGGTCCGCATCGACACGCCGCGCGAGCAGGAATATTTCCGCTCCGGCGGCATCCTGCCCTACGTGCTGCGGCAGCTCGCCCGCGGCTGA
- the tsf gene encoding elongation factor Ts, with translation MAEISAQLVKQLRDLTGAGMMECKKALVEANGDFEEAQVILRKRGLATAAKKASRSAREGLIGLHVSPQADSAVLVEVNCETDFVAKTDDFQKLVDEIVQLIAEKQPATVDDLKKLPSKSDPSLTVEGRLTELIAKIGENMGIPRFIVYRAKGVLGTYVHPGAKLVSLVDVVCSNPETKSRPEFAELVNDLAMQVAAASPQFLSRADVSAEALAKEKEIQRERALAEGKPEKIVDKVVEGRLGKFYSEVCLLDQPFIKDDSVSIAQLLANKGKELGGEISLAAFVRYKVGETAPAEEAGAE, from the coding sequence ATGGCAGAAATCAGCGCGCAACTGGTCAAGCAGCTCCGCGATCTTACGGGCGCCGGCATGATGGAGTGCAAGAAAGCGCTCGTCGAAGCCAACGGAGACTTTGAGGAGGCCCAGGTCATCCTGCGCAAACGCGGCCTCGCTACGGCTGCCAAGAAGGCCTCCCGCTCCGCCCGCGAAGGCCTGATCGGGCTGCACGTCTCTCCCCAGGCCGATTCAGCCGTGCTCGTCGAAGTCAACTGCGAAACCGACTTCGTCGCCAAGACGGACGACTTCCAGAAGCTGGTCGACGAGATTGTCCAGCTCATCGCCGAGAAGCAGCCCGCCACCGTGGACGACCTGAAGAAGCTGCCTTCGAAGTCCGATCCGTCGCTGACGGTCGAGGGCCGGCTGACGGAGCTCATCGCCAAGATCGGCGAGAACATGGGTATCCCCCGCTTCATCGTCTACCGCGCCAAAGGCGTGCTTGGAACTTACGTCCATCCCGGCGCCAAGCTCGTCTCGCTCGTTGACGTCGTCTGCTCGAACCCCGAGACGAAGTCGCGCCCCGAGTTCGCCGAGCTGGTCAACGACCTTGCCATGCAGGTCGCCGCGGCGTCCCCGCAGTTCCTGAGCCGCGCCGACGTCAGCGCCGAGGCGCTTGCGAAAGAGAAAGAAATCCAGCGCGAGCGCGCCCTCGCGGAAGGCAAGCCCGAGAAGATCGTCGACAAGGTCGTCGAAGGCCGGCTCGGCAAGTTCTACTCCGAGGTCTGCCTGCTCGACCAGCCCTTCATCAAGGACGACTCGGTGTCCATCGCGCAGCTGCTCGCCAACAAGGGCAAGGAGCTCGGCGGCGAGATTTCGCTGGCCGCCTTTGTCCGGTATAAAGTAGGCGAGACGGCCCCGGCCGAGGAAGCCGGGGCCGAGTAA